A DNA window from Gillisia sp. Hel1_33_143 contains the following coding sequences:
- a CDS encoding class I SAM-dependent methyltransferase has translation MNDQVTDFWNDRYKTSKYAYGIFPNQFFKEQLEGIKPSTILLPAEGEGRNAVYAASLGWEVTAFDISSSGREKAMQLAKQMEVSINYEISDVLDFETNGYYDAIGLSYAHLPSEIRKEAYQHLLQFLNIGGIVIFEAFAKSQLGKSSGGPKNLEMLFSIEEIKAEFPQLEFKILKEESIELSEGDYHQGKAEVIRFVGVKK, from the coding sequence ATGAATGACCAGGTTACGGATTTTTGGAATGACCGCTACAAGACTTCAAAATATGCTTATGGCATTTTTCCAAATCAATTTTTTAAAGAACAGTTAGAGGGAATTAAACCTTCTACAATTTTACTGCCAGCAGAAGGGGAAGGGCGTAATGCTGTTTATGCAGCATCCTTAGGTTGGGAGGTTACTGCTTTTGATATAAGTTCTAGTGGTAGAGAAAAGGCCATGCAGTTAGCTAAACAAATGGAGGTCTCTATTAATTATGAAATAAGTGATGTACTAGATTTTGAAACTAATGGTTACTATGATGCAATTGGTTTGAGCTATGCACATTTACCTTCTGAAATACGGAAGGAGGCATATCAACATTTGCTGCAATTTTTAAACATTGGTGGCATCGTGATCTTTGAAGCTTTTGCAAAATCGCAATTAGGAAAATCTTCCGGTGGCCCAAAAAATTTAGAAATGTTATTTTCTATAGAGGAGATTAAAGCTGAATTCCCTCAACTTGAATTTAAAATTTTAAAAGAAGAATCTATAGAACTCTCTGAAGGTGATTATCATCAGGGAAAAGCGGAAGTGATTCGTTTTGTAGGAGTGAAAAAATAG